In one Myotis daubentonii chromosome 1, mMyoDau2.1, whole genome shotgun sequence genomic region, the following are encoded:
- the LYAR gene encoding cell growth-regulating nucleolar protein — MVFFTCNACGESVKKIQVEKHVAVCRNCECLSCIDCGKDFWGEDYKNHVKCISEDQKYGGKGYEGKAHKGDIKQQAWVQKVNELIKRPNVSPKVRELLEQISGFDNIPRKKAKFQNWMKNSLKVHNELILEQVWNIFSEASSNEPASKGQEQKPLNQVAKPPAEITTTVAPSKANDTTQGQAEAKKNKRERKEERQKKRKKEKKELKLENHQEKTKSQKSKKRKMRPEAEQEAGGEGAPEATGPTGNKRQGKCGVNGDVDKETSMGKRKRKLSEVEAYSKKKKIKFPGLAEGREPENHEAPAKGKFNWKGTIKAVLKQAPDNEIAVKKLRKKVLAQYYAVTSEHHRSEEELLAIFNRKVSKNPAFKLLKDKVKLLK, encoded by the exons atggtattttttacATGCAATGCGTGTGGTGAATCAGTGAAGAAAATACAAGTGGAAAAGCATGTGGCTGTTTGCAGGAACTGTGAGTGCCTTTCCTGCATTGACTGCGGTAAAGATTTCTG GGGCGAGGACTACAAAAACCATGTGAAATGCATAAGCGAAGACCAGAAGTACGGCGGCAAAGGTTACGAAGGGAAAGCCCACAAAGGCGATATCAAACAGCAGGCGTGGGTGCAG aaagttaatgaattaataaaaagaCCCAATGTCAGCCCCAAAGTGAGAGAACTTTTAGAGCAAATTAGTGGTTTTGACAACATTCCCAGGAAAAAGGCAAAATTTCAG AACTGGATGAAGAACAGTTTAAAAGTTCATAATGAATTGATTCTGGAGCAGGTGTGGAATATCTTTTCTGAAGCTTCCAGCAAT GAACCAGCCAGTAAAGGGCAAGAGCAAAAGCCACTCAACCAAGTGGCAAAGCCACCTGCAGAAATCACCACCACGGTGGCACCTTCCAAAGCCAATGACACCACGCAAGGACAAGCAGAGGCAAagaagaacaagagagagaggaaggaagagcggcagaagaaaaggaaaaaagaaaagaaagaactaaaattaGAAAACCACCAGGAGAAAACCAAGAGTCAGAAGTCTAAAAAGCGCAAAATGAGGCCTGAGGCCgagcaggaggcgggaggggagggtgccCCCGAGGCCACGGGCCCCACAGGGAACAAGCGCCAGGGCAAGTGTGGAGTGAATGGAGACGTGGACAAGGAGACAAGCATGGGGAAAAGGAAGCGCAAGCTTTCCGAAG tTGAAGCATAttctaagaagaaaaagattaagTTCCCAGGACTGGCTGAAGGCAGAGAACCAGAAAACCATGAAGCTCCTGCAAAAG GTAAATTCAATTGGAAGGGGACTATTAAAGCAGTCCTGAAGCAGGCCCCAGACAATGAGATAGCAGTCAAAAAGCTAAGGAAAAAG GTTTTGGCTCAGTATTACGCGGTGACGAGCGAACACCATAGGTCTGAAGAGGAGCTCCTGGCCATCTTCAACAGGAAAGTCAGCAAGAACCCCGCCTTCAAGCTACTCAAGGACAAGGTCAAACTTTTGAAGTga